In Chitinophagaceae bacterium, a single genomic region encodes these proteins:
- a CDS encoding phage head closure protein — protein MPIGKFNRYPLFQNESYTVDAGGGVTDTVIEQWNAWAEINDRSGNTYNAQSQDLTAYNYRVRVRFDSRFKSTTKMIYEGQVCTCGSVSIETEGMKRFMVLQFSRTDTFVDIS, from the coding sequence ATGCCTATCGGTAAATTTAATAGATACCCATTATTTCAGAATGAATCATACACGGTTGATGCTGGTGGTGGTGTAACGGATACCGTTATTGAACAATGGAACGCATGGGCTGAGATAAATGACCGATCAGGAAACACTTACAATGCACAGTCGCAGGATCTGACAGCGTATAATTATCGTGTTCGGGTACGGTTTGATAGCCGGTTTAAGAGTACAACGAAGATGATATACGAAGGACAGGTATGTACTTGCGGATCAGTAAGTATTGAAACAGAGGGAATGAAAAGGTTTATGGTGTTACAATTTTCAAGAACAGACACATTTGTAGATATTTCATAA
- a CDS encoding HK97 gp10 family phage protein, with amino-acid sequence MAQSVRIEGLEKALARFDIKKYEPQVQACFNNFGLRVELAAKQNAPVDEGHLKGAIFQEPSRLAVTVGCSVDYAAYLEFGTRKFAAQYVSSLPADWRQVAARAKGGRGGSFEEMVLRITEWVRRKGLGNGFAGKIGVTGTYSVKSRRRTGSKDVQAQQNRQAAYAIALKILREGIPAQPYLYPAVNTNIPILVKELNAIKL; translated from the coding sequence ATGGCGCAATCAGTAAGAATAGAAGGGTTAGAAAAGGCACTGGCCAGGTTCGATATTAAAAAGTATGAACCACAAGTACAGGCTTGCTTTAATAATTTTGGGCTGAGGGTTGAACTTGCTGCTAAACAAAATGCACCGGTTGACGAAGGCCATTTAAAGGGTGCTATATTTCAGGAACCTTCCCGCCTGGCAGTAACGGTAGGTTGTTCGGTTGATTACGCTGCTTACCTGGAGTTCGGCACCAGAAAATTCGCTGCTCAGTACGTTTCATCATTGCCTGCAGACTGGCGGCAAGTAGCTGCACGTGCAAAAGGTGGACGTGGTGGATCATTTGAAGAAATGGTATTGAGGATAACTGAATGGGTAAGGCGTAAAGGATTAGGTAACGGGTTTGCCGGTAAAATAGGCGTTACCGGTACATACAGCGTTAAGTCACGCCGTAGGACAGGGTCTAAGGATGTGCAGGCACAGCAGAACAGGCAGGCAGCGTATGCCATTGCTTTGAAGATACTCAGGGAAGGCATACCGGCACAGCCGTATTTATACCCGGCTGTTAACACAAACATACCCATACTGGTAAAAGAACTTAATGCCATAAAGCTATGA